The genomic DNA CCAGTACGCATCACGGTTCGGGCGCGCACCGGGGTGGTCGCAAGCAGGTGCCGCCTACGACCAGGTGAACCTGTTGGCCGCGGCCTGGTGCGCCACCGGCACCCGCCACACCGACGACGTGGTGCGGTATCTGCGACGCTGGCCGCACCGCGGCGTGAACGGTGTCTACTACTTCGGTGACACGAGCCAATCGACGCTCTCGTACCCCGACCTGACTCCGGATGCGTCGATGGGCCAGGCCCACATGGTCTACCAGATCCAAGGTGGCACGCACCGCGCGCTGGCTCCCGAGCCATTCGGATCCTGCCGCCGATTCCGGATGCCCTCGTGGTGCGCCACCGACCTGTCGGCCTGACGTCCGTCATCTGACGGATGCACCCCGGGCGCCGATTGGCTGTACTGCATGTCACACCGGGGCCGCACCGCCCCTCGATGTGGAGCGCCGAGGAGCGAATTCATGCCGGATACCCCACCCCCAGCCAGACCCCGCGGAGTTTCTCGCCGCAACTTCGTCAACGGTCTCGGCATCGCCGGGCTCGGGGGCGTCGTGGTGGGCGGCGGGGCCGCCTGGGCGGCCAAGCCGGCCGGTTCGGGTATCGGTGGCACCGCAGCGGCGGGCGATCCCATCAAGATCGGCAGCGTCGCACCGCTGACCGGACCCTACTCCGGGGACGGGCAGGAGATGGTGCGCGGTGCGGAGATGGCGATCGACGACATCAACGGCGCGGGCGGTGTCGCCGGGAGGCCCGTCGAGCTGGTGACCGCCGACATCAGCGACCAAGCGCCCGAGAACTTCATCCAGGCGGCACAACGGCTCGTATCGCAGGAGCGGGTGTCCGCGGTGTTCAGCGGCTACACCACCACCACGTCCGCGGAGTACCAGATCTACGGTGATGCCGGGGTGCCGATGCTGCACGCCAACACTCTGCAGTCGAACACCGATTTTGTGGTCGACAACGGCATCACCAGCATCTACCAGGTGTGCCCGACCGAGATCTGGTATGCCGCCGGCTTCCTGCAGCTGATGCGCCAGTGGATCGAATCAGGTACCTGGACGCCCAGCTCCAACACCGCGGCCGTGATCGCCAGCAACGACTCCTACAGCATCTCCATCGCCACCGTGTTCCAAGAGGGTCTGCGCGAAATGGGCTGGGACATCACCTTCTACGACGAGGTGACCGCGCCCAACGCAGACTGGGGGCCCCAGTTGGCCCGCATCAGGGCCAACCCGCCGGGCCTCATCTTCATCACCGACTACCTCGCGGGTGACCTCGCCAGCTTCGCCACCCAATTTGCCGGCGCCCCAACACCTTCACTGCTGTACCAGCAGTACGGGCCGAGTGTCCCAGAGTATCTGGACCTGGCGAAAGGCGCCGCCAACGGCGTGCTGTGGTCCACGACCATCGGCACGCTACCCGACGACATCGGCACCAGCTTCCGGGAGCGCTATCAGAGCAAGTACGGCGCCCCGGCCGGGCTCAGCCAATCCGGCGCACAGTATGACGCCGTGCGACTCTGGGCCCGGGCGGCCGCCCAGGCGGGGAACCCTGACGACTTCGACCGGGTGAACCAGTTTCTCGCAGCCACGGTGTTCCGCGGTGTGGTGGGCACCTACGCCTTCGACCCGACAGAACTGACGGCAGTGCCGTACCCGGACAAGGTCAACGATCCCAGCCTGGGAATGCCACATCTGACGTATCAGATCCAAGACGGCAAGCAGGTGCTGTTGTCCCCCGATCCCTACACCCAGGGCCAGTTTGCACTCCCGCCGTGGATGGCCGGTCGATGACGACGCCGGTCTTCGAAACCCGCTCGATCACCAAGTCTTTCGGTGGCCTGACCGCCGTCGACCAGGTGTCCCTGGCCGTGCAGGACGGGCAGATCTTCGGCATCGCCGGGCCCAACGGCGCCGGGAAGACCACGTTGTTCGATCTGGTGACCGGACTGGTGCGCATCGATTCCGGAGAGGTCAGACTTCGCGGCGAAACGATCACGCACGCCAGCGTCAATCAGATCTGTCACCGCGGCATCGCACGGACGTTCCAGCATCCTTCGGTCTTCGACACCCAGACTGTGCTGGCCAACGCGGTGGTCGGTGCCCAGTTCGGTTCGGGGCGCGGCTGGTGGCACGCCCTGCGCAAAGACCGGGCCGCTCTCGACGCCGCCTGGGCCGAACTGGATTTCGTCGGCCTGGCCGACCACGCCCGTTCCGCGGCGGGCCCACTGCCGGTGTTCGACAAGAAGCGGCTCATGATCGCCTCGGCGTTGGCCACCTCCCCGGTGATGCTGTTCCTCGACGAACCGTTCGGCGGCCTGACCCTGCAGGAGATCGACGCGCTGATGGAGCTGCTCACCCGGATCAGGCAACGCGGTGTCACGATCGTGCTCATCGAACACGTCATGCGGGCACTGATGACTCTCTCCGACCGCGTATTGATCCTCAACCAGGGCAAGGTCCTGTTCGAGGGTAGCCCGCGGGAAGTGATGGCCCACGAGGACGTGGTGCGGGTGTATCTCGGCGAATCGGTGACTAGGGCAGGGGATTCCGGTGACGAATGAGACCCTGCTCGACATCACCGGTGTGTCGGCCGGCTACGAGTCCGCCCCCGTCCTGCACGACGTCGATCTCCGGGTGAGCCGAGGTCAGTTCTCCGTGGTGATCGGGCCCAACGGCCACGGCAAGACCACGCTTCTGCGCGCCATCAGCGGTCTGGTCACTCCGCGCACCGGCACCGTCTCCTTCGACGGGCAGGACATCACCGGCTGGATACCGGAACGTATCGCCGGGCGAGGCCTGGTGCACATCCCACAGGGCGATCTGCTGTTCCCGGACATGACGGTGTTGGAGAATCTGACCCTCGGCAGCTTCCTGTGCAAGGACGGCCGGGCCGGGCGGGCACGCCGACTCGCCGAGGTGCACGAGGTCTTCCCGAGACTGGCCGAGCGGTCTGCACAGCGCGCCCGCACCCTGTCCGGCGGGGAGCGGCGGATGCTCGCCCTCGGCCGGGGGCTGATGGCCGACGCGAACATCCTGATGATCGACGAGCCCAGTCTCGGCCTGGCGCCGGTGCTCGTCGACGAGGTGTATGCCCAGATCGCACGCATCCATCAGACCGGCATGACGATCCTGCTGGTCGAGGAGAATTTCTCACGCATCAAGGATCTCGCCGACCACCTCACCCTGATGGAGAACGGCGCCGTGCGCGCTGCGGGCACCGTGGCCCACGTGCTCAGCGATCCCGCCGTCGCGGCGACCTACCTGGGGGTGGACTCGTGAACCTCGCTCTGCAGACCCTGGTGAGCACCATCGTCCAGGGCTCCATCCTGGCGCTCATCACCATCGGGATGAGCCTGGTGTACGGCACGTTGCGGGTGCTGAACATGGCCCAGGGTGTGATGGTCATGGTGGGTGGGATGGCCGCGTATGTGTTTGTCGCAGAATGGGGATTGCCGGTCTGGGCCTCGCTGTTGTTCGCGGCTGTGGTGGCATTCGCGCTGGGTGTGCTCACCTTCTACAGCGCGGTGCGGCCTCTGGTGGGCCGGCTGGGCATCGACTTCGAGATGACGGCGTTCATCTCGACGTTTGCGATCGCCACGATCGTCCAGAGCATCGTGCTCGCGATGTTCGGGCCCCGCCAGAAGCCGTTTCCCGAATTGGTCTCCGGCAGAGTCGATCTTGTCGCCGGGGTGTCCATCACCTACCACTCGATCCTGATGGCTGTTGTGGCGGTGACCGTGCTGGTGGCCCTCGGCGCCTTCCTGGCCCGGTCGCGCTACGGCCTGGCCATCACCGCGGTGGCACAGAACATCGACGCTGCGCGTCTGATGGGCATCCCGGCGTCCGCGGTGTACGTGCTCACGATCGGTATCGCGGCCGCCCTTGCGGGCATCGCCGGGGTACTGCTGGCGCCGGTGTACTTCGTCTACCCCAACGCCGGCGACCTGCCGCTGCTGCAGGCGATGATCGTGGCGATCTTCGCCGGGCTCGGCAGCATCCGCGGCACCATCATCGCGGCGTACATCATCGGGTTCGTTCAGGCCGCGGTGTCCATCTACTGGAGCTCGACGTTCGCCCTGCCGGTGCTGTACGCGTTCATCCTCGTCGTTCTCCTGGTGCGTCCCTGGGGAATCGACGGCAAGCCCCAGGAGGCCAGGCTGTGAGCACACAGACAGCACCGCCGATACCCTCGCGCGCCCTGCGCAACTGGTCCGCGCGCGACATGGGATGGCCACGCCCCCGCTGGATCGCGTGCGTAGCCGCGTTGCTGCTCGCGGTCGTCCTTCCCTTTGTGGTCCCCGACCGCAGCTGGCTCAGCGTGGCAATCCTGGGCGCGGTCTGGCTGACGCTGAACCAGAGCTGGAACCTGGTCCTCGGATTCTCCGGCGTGTGGAACTTCGGCCAGCTGGCCATCTACGCGATCGGCGCGTACGTCGCCGCGCTGCTCAGCCTGCACACCGATACGCCCGCAGTGCTGTCGATCCTGGTGGGCGGCGCTGCCGCCACCGCGGTGTCGATTCTGCTGTCCTTGCCCGCACTTCGGCTACGCGGTATCTACGTCGCCTTGATGACCTTCGGCTTCGGCGAGGTCATCCGGTTGCTGATCATCGCCGACGGCACCGGGCTGACCGGCGGAACCTACGGACTGTCCGGATTCAGCGGCTTCGGTCTCGACCACCTGGATTCACTGTCTCGCGACCGCGCGCACTACTGGATCGCCATGGCCGTCGCCATCGTCACCGGTCTGGTCATCTTCGCGATCATGCGCTCCCCACTGGGCTCCGCGCTGATCGCGTTGCGCGACAATCCTTCCCTGGCAGCCGCGCGGGGGGTCAGTCCCCGGGTCATGCAGATGGTGGCGTTCGGAGTATCCGGGTTTTTCGCCGGTGTGGCCGGCGCGTTGTACGCGTTCGCCTTCGGTGTGGTGGCGCCGACGCTGATGGGACTTGCGCCGATGACCTTGCTGGTGACGATGCTGGTGGTCGGCGGCCTCGGCAGAGTCACCGGTCCGGTGGTGGGCACGGTCATCATTGCCTTTGTGCAGGCGCGGCTGCAGAGTTGGCCGGACGCCCGCCTGATCATCCTGGGTCTCATCCTGCTGGTGATGGTGGTGGCGGTGCCTAAGGGTATCGTCCCGCTGGTCAGCAAGTATCGCCAGCGCATCGACCAGTGGGTGGAAGAGGACGAGATGGATGACGACGACATTCGGTTGCGCGCGACACGGTGACTGACGTCGACGCGGTCGTCGTCGGCGGTGGGCTCGCCGGCCTCGTCGCCGCCCGCAACCTGCGCCGTGCAGGACGGCGCGTTGTGTTACTGGAAGCTCGAGACCGGCTCGGCGGCAGGGTGTTTGCCCGCGAACTGGCGGCAACCGGGCTGCGGGTGGATTTCGGGGGAACCTGGGTGATACCGGGAGAGCACCCGGCGCTGTTCGCCGAACTCGATCGCTACGGCATCGACACGGTGGCCACTCCCGAACCCACCTGGTTCGCCAGCGACCTCGGCGGCACGGTACGCCCGAGAGGCGACCTCGACCGCGCGGCGCTCGAGGACCTCACCCGGGTGTTCGAGGCCATCAGAGCCACTGGCCGCGAATCGGACTCACTCGGTGAACTGGTTCGACGGCACGGTGTGTCGCCGCCGGGCTACGCCTGGCTGCAGGCCCATTTCCGGTATCTCAACGGCGCCGGACTCGATGAGGTGAGCGCACTCGCACTGGCCGACTATCCGATGAGCGATCTGGCCCGGCCCGACCACTACACACACGAGATCGCCGGAACCACTGATGCTCTGGTGACGGCTCTGGCCCGAGACGCGGATTGTGAGCTGCGGCTGGGGACCGCGGTGCGCCGGGTCACCGACATGGGCTCATCGGTTGCGCTGGATCTCGACGACGGCGCGCGGGTGACGGCCCGCCGCACCGTGATCACTGTTCCGGCGAACACGTTGGGCGCCATCACCTTCGAGGCCGCCATCGAGGCCGTCACCGCGCTGGCGACAGCGGGCCACGCCGGGCACTCCACCAAACTGTGGATCGTGGCCCGCGACGTCCCCGGCACCCCGCGTTTGCTCAGCGACACGGGCCCGTTCCCCTACGTGCGCCTGGTGCGGCGGCTCGAGGACGGCACCGCGCTGCTGGTGGGTTTCAGTGACCGCGACGGTGCCGCGTCGATGGACCCTGCTGCGGTCGAACACGCGCTCAGCGGGCTGATACCCGGCATCCGGGTGTTGGGGGTCGATGCCCACGATTGGAACGCCGAC from Mycolicibacterium tokaiense includes the following:
- a CDS encoding ABC transporter substrate-binding protein codes for the protein MPDTPPPARPRGVSRRNFVNGLGIAGLGGVVVGGGAAWAAKPAGSGIGGTAAAGDPIKIGSVAPLTGPYSGDGQEMVRGAEMAIDDINGAGGVAGRPVELVTADISDQAPENFIQAAQRLVSQERVSAVFSGYTTTTSAEYQIYGDAGVPMLHANTLQSNTDFVVDNGITSIYQVCPTEIWYAAGFLQLMRQWIESGTWTPSSNTAAVIASNDSYSISIATVFQEGLREMGWDITFYDEVTAPNADWGPQLARIRANPPGLIFITDYLAGDLASFATQFAGAPTPSLLYQQYGPSVPEYLDLAKGAANGVLWSTTIGTLPDDIGTSFRERYQSKYGAPAGLSQSGAQYDAVRLWARAAAQAGNPDDFDRVNQFLAATVFRGVVGTYAFDPTELTAVPYPDKVNDPSLGMPHLTYQIQDGKQVLLSPDPYTQGQFALPPWMAGR
- a CDS encoding ABC transporter ATP-binding protein; translated protein: MTTPVFETRSITKSFGGLTAVDQVSLAVQDGQIFGIAGPNGAGKTTLFDLVTGLVRIDSGEVRLRGETITHASVNQICHRGIARTFQHPSVFDTQTVLANAVVGAQFGSGRGWWHALRKDRAALDAAWAELDFVGLADHARSAAGPLPVFDKKRLMIASALATSPVMLFLDEPFGGLTLQEIDALMELLTRIRQRGVTIVLIEHVMRALMTLSDRVLILNQGKVLFEGSPREVMAHEDVVRVYLGESVTRAGDSGDE
- a CDS encoding ABC transporter ATP-binding protein, with product MTNETLLDITGVSAGYESAPVLHDVDLRVSRGQFSVVIGPNGHGKTTLLRAISGLVTPRTGTVSFDGQDITGWIPERIAGRGLVHIPQGDLLFPDMTVLENLTLGSFLCKDGRAGRARRLAEVHEVFPRLAERSAQRARTLSGGERRMLALGRGLMADANILMIDEPSLGLAPVLVDEVYAQIARIHQTGMTILLVEENFSRIKDLADHLTLMENGAVRAAGTVAHVLSDPAVAATYLGVDS
- a CDS encoding branched-chain amino acid ABC transporter permease, giving the protein MNLALQTLVSTIVQGSILALITIGMSLVYGTLRVLNMAQGVMVMVGGMAAYVFVAEWGLPVWASLLFAAVVAFALGVLTFYSAVRPLVGRLGIDFEMTAFISTFAIATIVQSIVLAMFGPRQKPFPELVSGRVDLVAGVSITYHSILMAVVAVTVLVALGAFLARSRYGLAITAVAQNIDAARLMGIPASAVYVLTIGIAAALAGIAGVLLAPVYFVYPNAGDLPLLQAMIVAIFAGLGSIRGTIIAAYIIGFVQAAVSIYWSSTFALPVLYAFILVVLLVRPWGIDGKPQEARL
- a CDS encoding branched-chain amino acid ABC transporter permease — its product is MSTQTAPPIPSRALRNWSARDMGWPRPRWIACVAALLLAVVLPFVVPDRSWLSVAILGAVWLTLNQSWNLVLGFSGVWNFGQLAIYAIGAYVAALLSLHTDTPAVLSILVGGAAATAVSILLSLPALRLRGIYVALMTFGFGEVIRLLIIADGTGLTGGTYGLSGFSGFGLDHLDSLSRDRAHYWIAMAVAIVTGLVIFAIMRSPLGSALIALRDNPSLAAARGVSPRVMQMVAFGVSGFFAGVAGALYAFAFGVVAPTLMGLAPMTLLVTMLVVGGLGRVTGPVVGTVIIAFVQARLQSWPDARLIILGLILLVMVVAVPKGIVPLVSKYRQRIDQWVEEDEMDDDDIRLRATR
- a CDS encoding flavin monoamine oxidase family protein, with product MTDVDAVVVGGGLAGLVAARNLRRAGRRVVLLEARDRLGGRVFARELAATGLRVDFGGTWVIPGEHPALFAELDRYGIDTVATPEPTWFASDLGGTVRPRGDLDRAALEDLTRVFEAIRATGRESDSLGELVRRHGVSPPGYAWLQAHFRYLNGAGLDEVSALALADYPMSDLARPDHYTHEIAGTTDALVTALARDADCELRLGTAVRRVTDMGSSVALDLDDGARVTARRTVITVPANTLGAITFEAAIEAVTALATAGHAGHSTKLWIVARDVPGTPRLLSDTGPFPYVRLVRRLEDGTALLVGFSDRDGAASMDPAAVEHALSGLIPGIRVLGVDAHDWNADPHSRGTWMAARPGQEGTLEALRNHPGPLYFAGGDLSSSQPGTIEGAIASGASAAEHVVADFR